A window of Struthio camelus isolate bStrCam1 chromosome 15, bStrCam1.hap1, whole genome shotgun sequence contains these coding sequences:
- the TFAP4 gene encoding transcription factor AP-4 isoform X2 yields the protein MEYFMVPAQKMPSLQHFRKSEKEVIGGLCSLANIPLTPETQRDQERRIRREIANSNERRRMQSINAGFQSLKTLIPHTDGEKLSKAAILQQTAEYIFSLEQEKTRLLQQNTQLKRFIQEFSGSSPKRRRAEDKDEGIGSPDIWEDEKAEDLRREMIELRQQLDKERSVRMMLEEQVRSLEAHMYPEKLKVIAQQVQLQQQQEQLLPAHGPPAPTHHPTVIVPAPPPSHHVTVVTMGPSSVINTVSTSRQNLDTIVQAIQHIEGTQEKQLQEEEQRRAVIVTPVRACPEPSNSDTASDTEGNDSDSMDQSKEDPLGEGELP from the exons CTTGGCCAACATCCCATTGACTCCAGAGACCCAGCGGGACCAGGAGCGGCGGATACGCAGGGAGATCGCCAACAGCAACGAGCGGCGGCGGATGCAGAGCATCAATGCCGGTTTCCAGTCTCTGAAAACGCTCATCCCACACACGGACGGGGAGAAGCTCAGCAAG GCGGCAATCCTCCAGCAAACGGCTGAATACATCTTCTCACTGGAGCAGGAGAAGACTCGGCTACTGCAGCAGAACACCCAGCTCAAGCGGTTCATCCAG GAGTTCAGCGGCTCCTCCCCGAAACGGCGACGAGCGGAGGACAAAGATGAGGGCATTGGCTCGCCGGACATCTGGGAGGACGAGAAGGCCGAGGATCTGCGGCGGGAGATGATCGAGCTCCGGCAGCAGCTCGACAAGGAGCGCTCGGTGCGCATGATGCTGGAGGAGCAG GTTCGCTCCCTGGAGGCCCACATGTACCCCGAGAAGCTGAAGGTGATTGCTCAGCAagtgcagctccagcagcagcaggaacag ctcctgcCAGCACACGGTCCCCCAGCGCCCACCCACCACCCCACTGTGATCGTACCAGCGCCGCCTCCCTCCCATCACGTCACCGTGGTCACCATGGGCCCATCCTCTGTCATCAACACAGTCTCCACGTCCCGGCAAAACCTGGACACCATCGTTCAG GCCATCCAGCACATCGAAGGGACGCAGGAGaagcagctgcaggaagaggagcagagacGTGCGGTCATCGTGACGCCCGTCCGCgcctgccccgagccctccaACTCCGACACCGCCTCCGACACAGAGGGCAACGACAGTGACTCCATGGACCAGAGCAAAGAAGACCCCTTGGGGGAAGGGGAACTGCCCTGA
- the TFAP4 gene encoding transcription factor AP-4 isoform X1: MEYFMVPAQKMPSLQHFRKSEKEVIGGLCSLANIPLTPETQRDQERRIRREIANSNERRRMQSINAGFQSLKTLIPHTDGEKLSKAAILQQTAEYIFSLEQEKTRLLQQNTQLKRFIQEFSGSSPKRRRAEDKDEGIGSPDIWEDEKAEDLRREMIELRQQLDKERSVRMMLEEQVRSLEAHMYPEKLKVIAQQVQLQQQQEQVRLLHQEKLEREQQIRTQLLPAHGPPAPTHHPTVIVPAPPPSHHVTVVTMGPSSVINTVSTSRQNLDTIVQAIQHIEGTQEKQLQEEEQRRAVIVTPVRACPEPSNSDTASDTEGNDSDSMDQSKEDPLGEGELP, encoded by the exons CTTGGCCAACATCCCATTGACTCCAGAGACCCAGCGGGACCAGGAGCGGCGGATACGCAGGGAGATCGCCAACAGCAACGAGCGGCGGCGGATGCAGAGCATCAATGCCGGTTTCCAGTCTCTGAAAACGCTCATCCCACACACGGACGGGGAGAAGCTCAGCAAG GCGGCAATCCTCCAGCAAACGGCTGAATACATCTTCTCACTGGAGCAGGAGAAGACTCGGCTACTGCAGCAGAACACCCAGCTCAAGCGGTTCATCCAG GAGTTCAGCGGCTCCTCCCCGAAACGGCGACGAGCGGAGGACAAAGATGAGGGCATTGGCTCGCCGGACATCTGGGAGGACGAGAAGGCCGAGGATCTGCGGCGGGAGATGATCGAGCTCCGGCAGCAGCTCGACAAGGAGCGCTCGGTGCGCATGATGCTGGAGGAGCAG GTTCGCTCCCTGGAGGCCCACATGTACCCCGAGAAGCTGAAGGTGATTGCTCAGCAagtgcagctccagcagcagcaggaacaggtgAGGTTGCTGCACCAGGAGAAGCTAGAACGCGAGCAGCAGATCCGAACCCAG ctcctgcCAGCACACGGTCCCCCAGCGCCCACCCACCACCCCACTGTGATCGTACCAGCGCCGCCTCCCTCCCATCACGTCACCGTGGTCACCATGGGCCCATCCTCTGTCATCAACACAGTCTCCACGTCCCGGCAAAACCTGGACACCATCGTTCAG GCCATCCAGCACATCGAAGGGACGCAGGAGaagcagctgcaggaagaggagcagagacGTGCGGTCATCGTGACGCCCGTCCGCgcctgccccgagccctccaACTCCGACACCGCCTCCGACACAGAGGGCAACGACAGTGACTCCATGGACCAGAGCAAAGAAGACCCCTTGGGGGAAGGGGAACTGCCCTGA